From Harpia harpyja isolate bHarHar1 chromosome 19, bHarHar1 primary haplotype, whole genome shotgun sequence, one genomic window encodes:
- the NOTCH1 gene encoding LOW QUALITY PROTEIN: neurogenic locus notch homolog protein 1 (The sequence of the model RefSeq protein was modified relative to this genomic sequence to represent the inferred CDS: deleted 1 base in 1 codon; substituted 1 base at 1 genomic stop codon): MERLLAPGLLVLLLPALTRGLRCTQLAESCLNGGKCETFLNGTEVCQCSGAYVGERCQLPNPCLSSPCKNAGTCIPVVRGSTVDYTCVCRLGFTDELCLTPRDNVCLSNPCRNGGTCDLLTLSEYKCRCPPGVVRXGGKTCQQADPCASNPCANGGQCVPFEAHYICRCTAGFHGANCKQDVNECNISPPVCKNGGSCTNEVGTYQCSCKPAYTGQNCEHLYVPCNPSPCQNGGTCRQIGDTTYDCTCLPGFTGQNCEENINDCPGNNCKNGGTCVDGVNTYNCQCPPEWTGQYCTEDVDECQLMPNACQNGGTCHNNHGGYNCVCVNGWTGEDCSENIDDCAMAACFHGATCHDRVASFYCECPHGRTGLLCHLDDACISNPCNEGSNCDTNPVNGKAICTCPSGYMGPACNQDVDECSLGANPCEHAGKCINTQGSFQCQCLQGYSGPRCEIDVNECLSNPCQNDATCLDQIGEFQCICMPGYEGVYCEINTDECASSPCLHNGDCLDKINEFHCECPTGFNGHLCQFDIDECASTPCKNGAKCVDGPNTYSCECTEGFSGAHCEIDIDECDPDPCHYGTCKDSIAAFTCLCQPGYTGHRCDININECQSQPCKNGGTCQDRNNAYNCLCLKGTTGPNCEINLDDCASNPCDYGKCIDKINGYECTCETGYTGHMCNINIDECSSNPCHNGGTCKDGINGFTCLCPEGFHDPKCLSEVNECNSNPCIHGKCHDGLNGYRCDCDPGWSGTNCDINNNECESNPCMNGGTCKDMTSGYICTCREGFSGPNCQTNINECASNPCLNQGTCIDDVAGYTCNCLLPYTGATCEDVLAPCAGGPCKNGGECRESEDYESFSCSCPSGWQGQTCEIDINECVKSPCRNGATCQNTNGSYRCACRTGFTGRNCDTDIDDCKPNPCHNGGSCSDGVGTFFCECLAGFRGPKCEEDINECASNPCKNGANCTDCVNSYTCTCPSGFSGIHCENNTPDCTESSCFNGGTCVDGINTFTCVCPPGFTGSYCEHDINECDSKPCLNGGTCQDSYGMYKCTCPQGYTGLNCQNLVRWCDSSPCKNGGKCWQTNNLYRCECNSGWTGLYCDVPSVSCEVAAKQQGIDVAHLCRNSGLCVDTGNTHFCRCQAGYTGSYCEEQVDECSPNPCQNGATCTDYLGGYSCECVAGYHGVNCSEEINECLSHPCQNGGTCIDLINTYKCSCPRGTQGVHCEINVDDCSPFFDPVTLGPKCFNNGKCTDRVGGYSCICPPGFVGERCEGDVNECLSNPCDARGTQNCVQRVNDYKCECRPGYAGRRCDTVVDGCKGKPCRNGGTCAVASNTGRGFICKCPPGFVGATCENDSRTCGNLHCLNGGTCISIHKSSKCMCTPAFTGPECQYPASSPCTSNPCYNGGTCEFFSDASPYYRCNCPANFNGLNCHILDFDFQGGIGQDIIPPKIEEKCEIAVCAGYAGNKICDGKCNNHACGWDGGDCSLNFNDPWKNCSQSLQCWKYFNDGKCDSQCNNAGCLYDGFDCQKYEGQCNPLYDQYCKDHFSDGHCDQGCNNFECEWDGLDCANNMPEKLADGTLVVVVLITPENLKNNSFNFLRELSRVLHTNVVFKKNPKGEYMIFPYYGNEEELKKHYIKRSTEDWSDMSSAVINKVKSSLYSRAGRRQKRELDQMDIRGSIVYLEIDNRQCIQSSSQCFQSATDVAAFLGALASLGNLNIPYKIEAVKSETAEPTKNSQLYPMYVVVAALVLLAFFGVGVLVSRKRRREHGQLWFPEGFKVTESSKKKRREPLGEDSVGLKPLKNASDGTLMDDNQNEWGDEETLDTKKFRFEEQAMLPDTDDQTDHRQWTQQHLDAADLRISSMAPTPPQGEIDADCMDVNVRGPDGFTPLMIASCSGGGLETGNSEEEDDAPAVISDFIYQGASLHNQTDRTGETALHLAARYSRSDAAKRLLEASADANIQDNMGRTPLHAAVSADAQGVFQILIRNRATDLDARMHDGTTPLILAARLAVEGMLDDLINCHADVNAVDDLGKSALHWAAAVNNVEAAVVLLKNGANKDMQNNKEETPLFLAAREGSYETAKVLLDHFANRDITDHMDRLPRDIAQERMHHDIVRLLDEYNLVRSPPLHNGPLGAPTLSPPLCSPNSYIGNLKPAVQGKKARKPSTKGLSCNGKDAKDLKARRKKSQDGKGCLLDNSSVLSPVDSLESPHGYLSDVASPPLMTSPFQQSPSMPLNHLPGMPDAHMSINHLNMAGKQDMAMGNSSRMAFDSVPPRLSHLPVSSPSTVMSNAPMNFSVGGAAGLNGQCDWLTRLQNGMVQNQYNPMRGNMQPGAHQQTQNLQHGMMTSLHNGLPTTSLSQMMSYQAMPNTRLASQPHLMQSQQLQQMQQQQLQQQNMQPQQQPQQPQQQPQQQQPQQHHNPGSNASGHIGQNFLGTELSQPDMQPVSSSTMAVHTILPQDSQMLPTSLPSSLAQPMTTTQFLTPPSQHSYSSPLDNTPSHQLQVPDHPFLTPSPESPDQWSSSSPHSNVSDWSEGISSPPTSMQSQMGHIPEAFK, translated from the exons GTGTAGCGGTGCCTACGTGGGCGAGCGGTGCCAGCTGCCCAACCCCTGCCTGAGCTCCCCTTGCAAAAACGCCGGCACCTGCATCCCGGTGGTGCGC GGCAGCACCGTGGACTACACCTGCGTCTGCCGCCTGGGCTTCACCGACGAGCTCTGCCTGACACCCCGCGACAACGTCTGCCTCAGCAACCCCTGCCGCAACGGGGGTACCTGCGACCTGCTGACGCTCAGCGAGTACAAGtgccgctgcccgccgggggTGGTCAGGTGAGGCG gcaaAACCTGCCAGCAGGCCGACCCCTGCGCCTCCAACCCCTGCGCCAACGGGGGCCAGTGCGTCCCCTTCGAAGCCCACTACATCTGCCGGTGCACCGCCGGCTTCCACGGGGCCAACTGCAAGCAGGACGTGAACGAGTGCAACATCTCGCCGCCCGTCTGCAAGAACGGCGGGAGCTGCACCAACGAGGTGGGCACCTACCAGTGCTCCTGCAAGCCGGCGTACACCGGGCAGAACTGCGAGCATCTCTACGTGCCCTGCAACCCCTCGCCCTGCCAGAACGGAGGGACGTGCCGCCAGATCGGAGACACCACCTATGACTGCACGTGCCTGCCAG GGTTTACGGGCCAGAACTGTGAGGAGAACATCAATGACTGTCCAGGCAACAACTGCAAGAATGGTGGCACCTGCGTGGACGGCGTCAACACCTACAACTGCCAGTGCCCACCCGAGTGGACAG GTCAGTACTGCACCGAGGACGTGGACGAGTGCCAGCTGATGCCCAACGCCTGCCAGAATGGGGGCACCTGTCACAACAACCACGGCGGCTACAACTGCGTCTGCGTCAACGGCTGGACGGGCGAGGACTGCAGCGAGAACATCGATGACTGCGCCATGGCCGCCTGCTTCCACGGGGCCACCTGCCACGACCGGGTAGCCTCCTTCTACTGCGAGTGCCCCCACGGCCGCACAG GTTTGCTGTGCCACCTCGATGACGCCTGCATCAGCAACCCCTGCAACGAGGGCTCCAACTGCGACACCAACCCTGTCAACGGCAAAGCCATCTGCACGTGTCCTTCGGGGTACATGGGGCCAGCCTGCAACCAGGACGTGGACGAGTGCTCGCTGG GAGCCAACCCTTGCGAGCATGCGGGGAAATGCATCAACACCCAGGGGTCCTTCCAGTGCCAGTGTCTGCAGGGCTACTCGGGCCCTCGCTGCGAGATTGACGTCAACGAGTGCCTCTCCAACCCCTGCCAGAATGATGCCACCTGCCTGGACCAGATTGGGGAGTTCCAGTGCATCTGCATGCCTG GTTACGAGGGGGTTTACTGCGAGATCAACACGGACGAGTgtgccagcagcccctgcctgcacaaCGGCGACTGCCTCGACAAGATCAACGAATTCCACTGCGAGTGCCCCACTG GCTTCAACGGGCACCTGTGCCAGTTCGACATCGACGAATGCGCCAGCACCCCCTGCAAGAACGGTGCCAAGTGCGTGGACGGTCCCAACACCTACAGCTGCGAGTGCACGGAAG GTTTCTCGGGTGCTCACTGTGAGATCGACATCGATGAGTGCGACCCCGACCCGTGCCACTACGGGACCTGCAAGGACAGCATCGCCGCCTTcacctgcctctgccagcccggCTACACGGGCCACCGCTGCGACATCAACATCAACGAGTGCCAGAGCCAGCCCTGCAAAAATGGAGGGACCTGCCAGGACAGGAACAACGCCTACAACTGCCTCTGCCTCAAAGGGACCACGG GTCCCAACTGCGAGATCAACCTGGACGACTGCGCCAGCAACCCCTGCGACTACGGCAAGTGCATCGACAAGATCAACGGCTACGAGTGCACCTGCGAGACGGGGTACACAG GGCACATGTGCAACATCAACATCGACGAGTGCTCCAGCAACCCTTGCCACAACGGGGGCACCTGCAAGGATGGCATCAACGGCTTCACCTGCCTCTGCCCCGAGGGCTTCCACGACCCCAAGTGCCTGTCCGAAGTGAACGAGTGCAACAGCAACCCCTGCATCCATGGGAAATGCCACGATGGGTTGAACGG CTACAGGTGTGACTGCGACCCAGGCTGGAGTGGGACAAACTGCGACATTAACAATAACGAGTGTGAATCCAATCCCTGCATGAACGGTGGCACCTGCAAGGACATGACCAGTGGCTACATCTGCACCTGCAGGGAGGGCTTCAGCG GACCCAACTGCCAGACCAATATCAACGAATGCGCTTCCAACCCCTGCCTGAACCAGGGCACGTGCATCGACGATGTCGCCGGCTACACCTGCAACTGCCTCCTGCCCTACACAG GAGCCACCTGCGAGGACGTGCTGGCCCCCTGCGCTGGCGGCCCCTGCAAGAACGGTGGCGAGTGCCGGGAGTCGGAAGACTACGAGAGCTTCTCCTGCAGTTGCCCATCCGGCTGGCAAG GTCAGACCTGCGAGATTGACATCAACGAATGCGTGAAGAGCCCCTGCCGCAATGGGGCCACGTGCCAGAACACCAACGGGAGCTACCGCTGCGCCTGCAGAACCGGCTTCACCGGCCGCAACTGTGACACCGACATCGACGACTGCAAGCCCA ATCCGTGCCATAATGGTGGCTCCTGCTCCGATGGCGTCGGCACGTTCTTCTGCGAGTGCCTGGCTGGTTTCCGTGGGCCCAAGTGCGAGGAAGACATCAATGAGTGTGCCAGCAACCCCTGCAAGAACGGTGCCAACTGCACCGACTGCGTCAACAGCTACACCTGCACCTGCCCCTCCGGCTTCAGCGGCATCCACTGCGAGAACAACACGCCTGACTGCACGGAGAG CTCCTGCTTCAATGGTGGGACCTGCGTGGATGGCATCAACACCTTCACCTGCGTCTGTCCGCCCGGCTTCACGGGCAGCTACTGTGAGCATGACATTAACGAGTGCGACTCCAAGCCATGCCTGAACGGGGGCACGTGTCAGGACAGCTACGGGATGTACAAGTGCACTTGTCCGCAGGGATACACCGGGCTCAACTGCCAG AACCTGGTGCGTTGGTGCGATTCCTCTCCCTGCAAAAACGGAGGCAAGTGCTGGCAGACCAACAACCTGTACCGCTGCGAGTGCAACAGCGGATGGACAGGGCTCTACTGCGATGTCCCCAGTGTCTCCTGCGAGGTGGCTGCTAAGCAGCAAG GTATCGATGTAGCACATCTCTGCAGGAATTCGGGGCTCTGTGTGGACACCGGCAACACTCACTTCTGCCGCTGCCAGGCCGGCTACACCGGCAGCTACTGCGAGGAGCAGGTGGACGAGTGCTCCCCCAACCCCTGCCAGAATGGAGCCACCTGCACAGACTACCTGGGAGGCTACTCCTGCGAG TGTGTGGCTGGTTATCATGGAGTTAACTGCTCAGAGGAGATCAATGAGTGTTTGTCCCACCCATGCCAGAATGGAGGAACCTGCATCGATCTCATCAATACCTACAAATGCTCCTGCCCCAGAGGAACTCAAG GGGTGCACTGTGAGATCAATGTGGATGACTGCAGCCCTTTCTTTGATCCTGTCACCCTGGGGCCCAAGTGCTTTAACAATGGCAAGTGCACGGATCGGGTAGGTGGCTACAGCTGCATCTGCCCCCCTGGCTTTGTAGGGGAGCGCTGCGAGGGAGACGTCAACGAGTGCCTGTCCAACCCCTGCGACGCCCGCGGCACCCAGAACTGCGTGCAGCGGGTCAATGACTACAAATGCGAGTGCCGACCTGGCTATGCAG GCCGTCGCTGCGACACCGTGGTGGACGGCTGTAAAGGCAAACCCTGCAGGAACGGCGGAACGTGTGCGGTTGCCAGCAACACCGGCCGTGGCTTCATCTGCAAATGCCCCCCG GGCTTCGTGGGTGCCACCTGCGAGAACGACTCCCGCACCTGTGGGAACCTGCACTGCCTGAACGGTGGCACCTGCATTTCCATCCACAAGAGCTCCAAGTGCATGTGCACGCCGGCCTTCACGGGTCCTGAGTGCCAGTACCCGGCCAGCAGCCCCTGCACATCCAACCCCTGCTACAACGGGGGCACCTGCGAGTTCTTCAGCGATGCCTCCCCCTACTACCGCTGCAACTGCCCTGCCAACTTCAACGGCCTCAACTGCCACATCCTTGACTTTGATTTCCAAGGTGGGATCGGGCAGGATATCATCCCACCCAAAATTGAGGAGAAGTGCGAGATCGCAGTTTGCGCGGGGTATGCCGGCAACAAGATCTGCGATGGGAAATGCAATAACCATGCCTGTGGCTGGGATGGGGGCGACTGCTCCCTCAATTTCAACGACCCGTGGAAGAACTGCTCCCAGTCTCTGCAGTGCTGGAAGTACTTCAACGATGGCAAGTGCGACTCTCAGTGCAATAACGCTGGCTGCCTGTATGATGGATTTGACTGCCAGAAATATGAAGGGCAGTGCAA CCCTCTGTATGATCAGTACTGCAAAGATCACTTCTCAGATGGTCACTGTGACCAGGGCTGCAATAATTTTGAGTGCGAATGGGATGGTCTGGACTGTGCAAACAACATGCCAGAGAAGCTTGCGGATGGCACGCTGGTGGTGGTGGTCCTGATCACTCCCGAGAACCTGAAGAACAACTCTTTCAACTTCCTACGGGAGCTGAGCCGCGTGCTGCACACCAACGTGGTCTTCAAGAAGAACCCCAAGGGAGAGTATATGATCTTTCCATATTACGGCAATGAGGAGGAGCTGAAAAAGCATTATATCAAGAGGTCAACGGAGGACTGGTCAGATATGTCTAGTGCTGTCATCAACAAAGTAAAGAGCAGCCTCTACTCCAGGGCTGGCAGAAGGCAGAAGAGGGAGCTCGATCAGATGGACATCAGAGG ATCCATTGTCTACTTGGAAATTGATAACCGCCAGTGCATCCAGTCGTCTTCCCAGTGCTTCCAGAGTGCAACCGATGTGGCGGCGTTCCTGGGTGCCTTGGCCTCCCTTGGCAACCTGAACATACCCTATAAAATAGAAGCTGTTAAAA GTGAAACAGCTGAGCCCACGAAGAACTCCCAGCTGTATCCTATGTACGTGGTGGTGGCTGCGCTggtcttgcttgctttctttggaGTGGGAGTACTGGTGTCTCGTAAGCGGCGCAGGGAGCATGGGCAGCTTTGGTTCCCAGAGGGCTTCAAAGTGACAGAGTCAAGCAAGAAGAAGCGACGAGAACCACTTGGGGAGGATTCTGTTGGACTGAA acccCTCAAAAATGCTTCAGATGGCACGCTGATGGATGACAACCAAAATGAGTGGGGTGATGAGGAGACCTTGGACACCAAGAAGTTCAGG TTCGAGGAGCAGGCGATGCTGCCTGACACGGACGATCAGACGGATCACAGGCAGTGGACCCAGCAGCACCTGGATGCCGCTGACCTGCGCATATCCTCCATGGCACCTACCCCACCGCAGGGGGAAATCGATGCAGACTGTATGGATGTCAACGTCAGAGGTCCTG ATGGCTTCACCCCTCTCATGATCGCCTCGTGCAGTGGAGGAGGGCTGGAGACTGGCAATAGCGAAGAGGAAGATGATGCTCCCGCCGTCATCTCAGATTTCATTTACCAAGGCGCCAGCTTACACAACCAGACTGACCGCACTGGCGAGACGGCGCTTCACCTGGCTGCCAGGTACTCCCGCTCGGATGCTGCCAAGCGCCTGCTGGAAGCTAGTGCCGATGCAAACATCCAAGATAACATGGGCAGGACACCCCTCCACGCCGCCGTCTCTGCCGATGCCCAAGGAGTCTTCCAG ATCCTGATTAGGAACAGGGCAACCGATCTCGACGCCCGAATGCATGACGGGACCACTCCTCTGATCTTGGCCGCTCGCTTGGCTGTGGAGGGCATGCTGGACGATCTCATCAACTGCCATGCAGACGTCAATGCTGTGGATGATCTAG GCAAGTCGGCACTGCACTGGGCAGCTGCTGTGAATAATGTTGAAGCCGCCGTAGTCCTCCTGAAGAATGGTGCCAATAAGGATATGCAGAACAATAAG GAGGAGACCCCACTGTTCCTCGCAGCCAGAGAAGGGAGCTACGAAACCGCCAAGGTCCTGCTGGACCATTTTGCCAACCGCGACATCACGGACCACATGGACCGGCTGCCACGGGACATCGCCCAGGAGCGCATGCACCACGACATCGTGAGGCTGCTGGACGAGTACAACCTGGTGCGGAGCCCACCGCTGCACAACGGCCCGCTGGGAGCACCCACGCTGTCCCCACCGCTCTGCTCTCCCAACAGCTACATCGGCAACCTGAAACCTGCCGTCCAGGGCAAGAAGGCCAGGAAGCCGAGTACCAAGGGCCTGAGCTGCAACGGCAAGGATGCCAAAGACCTCAAAGCCCGGAGGAAAAAATCACAAGATGGAAAAGGATGTCTGCTTGACAACTCCAGCGTGTTGTCTCCAGTGGACTCCCTGGAGTCGCCCCATGGGTACCTGTCAGATGTCGCCTCTCCTCCACTGATGACCTCTCCATTTCAGCAGTCCCCTTCCATGCCTCTGAATCATCTGCCAGGCATGCCTGATGCCCACATGAGCATCAATCACCTCAACATGGCGGGGAAGCAGGATATGGCCATGGGAAACTCCAGCAGGATGGCCTTCGATTCGGTGCCGCCACGTCTCTCTCATCTCCCCGTCTCCAGCCCCAGCACAGTGATGAGCAATGCCCCGATGAATTTCTCTGTCGGCGGAGCGGCCGGTCTGAACGGGCAGTGTGACTGGCTCACCAGGCTGCAGAACGGCATGGTCCAGAATCAGTACAACCCGATGAGAGGCAACATGCAACCAGGGGCACATCAGCAGACGCAGAACCTTCAACACGGCATGATGACCTCCCTGCACAACGGCTTGCCCACCACAAGCTTGTCGCAGATGATGAGCTACCAGGCCATGCCCAACACCCGGCTGGCTTCCCAGCCTCACCTGATGCAGAGCCAGCAGCTACAGCAgatgcagcagcaacagctccagcagcaaaacatgcagccgcagcagcagccgcagcaacctcagcagcagccgcagcagcagcagccgcaacAGCATCACAACCCCGGCTCCAATGCGAGCGGCCACATCGGCCAAAATTTCCTTGGTACCGAGCTGAGCCAGCCCGACATGCAGCCGGTGAGCAGCAGTACCATGGCAGTCCACACGATCCTGCCTCAAGATTCCCAGATGCTGCCCACGTCTCTGCCATCCTCCCTCGCCCAGCCCATGACCACCACGCAGTTTCTGACTCCACCTTCCCAGCACAGTTATTCCTCCCCCTTGGACAACACCCCCAGCCACCAGCTCCAGGTGCCCGACCACCCTTTCCTAACGCCATCTCCGGAGTCGCCGGACCAGTGGTCCAGCTCGTCTCCTCACTCCAACGTGTCCGACTGGTCCGAGGGCATCTCCAGCCCTCCCACGAGTATGCAGTCACAGATGGGACACATCCCTGAAGCCTTCAAGTAA